From the genome of Thermodesulfobacteriota bacterium, one region includes:
- the ybeY gene encoding rRNA maturation RNase YbeY: MPVLISNRQTSHRLPVRKIAKTAQDVLNASGSPDAELSLLITDDDEITRYNQQYLGRKGPTNVIAFPMTEGDFAGITPGLLGDVVISADTAFREAREMGITLKERFTQLLIHGILHLQGYDHEVSERQAREMDRKAEELTKTIDPL, translated from the coding sequence ATGCCGGTCCTGATAAGCAACCGCCAAACAAGCCATCGTCTTCCCGTCCGGAAGATAGCGAAGACGGCTCAGGACGTCTTAAACGCCTCGGGCAGTCCTGATGCCGAACTGTCGCTCCTGATCACCGACGACGACGAAATCACCCGCTACAATCAGCAGTACCTGGGGCGGAAAGGCCCCACCAACGTCATCGCCTTTCCCATGACCGAAGGCGATTTTGCCGGGATCACGCCGGGCCTTCTGGGGGACGTGGTCATTTCCGCCGATACCGCTTTCCGGGAAGCCCGGGAAATGGGCATCACCCTGAAGGAGCGTTTTACACAGCTGCTCATCCATGGTATTTTGCATCTTCAGGGTTACGATCACGAGGTTTCCGAACGGCAGGCCCGGGAAATGGATCGGAAGGCGGAAGAACTGACCAAAACCATCGACCCCTTATAG
- a CDS encoding HDIG domain-containing metalloprotein yields MTIKHFKTQFALPQNSKAYKWLLLAITAVVFAATFFSSSFPDHYYTYNINDIARQDVKAPADFLIDDSQATEEKRREVSQKALTVYDFNDEIAGQIKQRLELSFESSRKALEDNKQAESDPADNTTGGKEKFEGLLGMPVSDGAYAILEKEKFSKTIETLIYQIVSEILDNGVVTDKEALLREKDKGIILSRVSSEQEEVVLNLRRFYGTDQAQSMVRIIGDPLLNHLDYTVKNLIVEFSQRLLVPNITLNASKTEKRKNEARESIKPILFEIKKGEMILREGQRVTEQDKLRLERLESATKNRVSISKSIGAFFLGALVLLVVFLRNSESKRKGVLADSKNLLFFSAMLCFSFITARFSLSVAKAIAASSSSSALTPESIFLVIPLASMAMIVCLFMDIELTASFALILALCTGAIYENRFDVFVFSILNMTMAAFWMRHCRERKVFIKAGTKLGLFNMVLSIALNLYMDDLVLTHILVDCALAFSGGILSGVLTAGLAPIVEIVFNYTTDIKLLELVNLDQPLLRQLMLESPGTYHHSLIVGSMVEAAASEINANPLLAKACGYYHDIGKTAKPFYFIENQKDVKNPHEKLAPSMSSLVLISHVKEGVEIARKHKLGASVIDAIQQHHGTSLITYFYEKAKRLNKEESEKNPGKEQEIKMEDFRYPGPKPQTLEAGLVMLADIVEAAARSLESPTSSRLQGLIQDLINQTFSDGQLNECELTLKDLNSIAKSFNAILAGIYHHRIEYPAPTNGKKKNAGPDKQPPNKPSSSRPEDSEDGSGRLKRLGQS; encoded by the coding sequence ATGACAATCAAGCATTTCAAAACCCAGTTTGCATTGCCCCAGAACAGCAAAGCGTATAAATGGCTGCTGCTGGCCATAACCGCCGTCGTTTTTGCCGCGACATTCTTCTCGTCCTCATTTCCGGATCATTATTACACTTATAATATCAATGATATAGCCAGACAAGACGTCAAGGCGCCGGCCGATTTTCTGATCGACGACAGCCAGGCCACCGAGGAAAAACGCCGGGAAGTCAGCCAGAAGGCGCTGACGGTCTATGATTTTAATGATGAAATCGCCGGCCAGATCAAACAACGGCTGGAGCTCAGTTTTGAATCGTCCAGAAAAGCGCTGGAGGACAATAAACAGGCGGAATCCGATCCCGCCGACAACACCACCGGCGGCAAGGAAAAATTTGAGGGTCTGCTGGGCATGCCGGTCAGTGACGGCGCTTACGCCATCCTGGAAAAGGAAAAATTCTCCAAAACCATAGAAACCCTTATTTACCAGATCGTATCGGAAATCCTGGATAACGGCGTCGTGACCGATAAAGAGGCCCTGCTCCGTGAAAAGGACAAGGGGATTATATTAAGCCGGGTGAGTTCGGAACAGGAAGAAGTCGTTCTCAACCTGCGGCGTTTTTATGGAACCGATCAGGCCCAGTCCATGGTCCGCATCATCGGCGATCCGTTGCTAAACCACCTGGACTATACCGTAAAAAACCTCATTGTGGAGTTTTCTCAGAGACTTCTTGTCCCCAACATCACCCTCAACGCCAGCAAGACCGAAAAAAGAAAAAATGAGGCAAGAGAAAGCATCAAGCCGATTCTCTTTGAAATCAAAAAAGGCGAAATGATTCTCCGGGAAGGCCAGCGGGTAACGGAGCAGGACAAGCTCAGGCTGGAAAGGCTTGAGTCAGCGACCAAAAACAGGGTGTCGATTTCCAAAAGCATCGGCGCCTTCTTTCTGGGCGCGCTGGTGCTGCTGGTGGTGTTTCTGCGGAACTCGGAAAGCAAACGCAAAGGCGTTCTGGCGGACAGCAAGAACCTGCTCTTTTTCTCCGCCATGCTCTGCTTCTCCTTTATCACCGCCCGGTTTTCCCTGTCCGTGGCCAAAGCCATCGCCGCCAGCTCATCCTCCTCGGCCCTGACGCCGGAATCCATCTTTCTGGTCATACCCCTGGCGTCCATGGCCATGATCGTCTGCCTGTTCATGGATATCGAACTGACCGCCTCCTTTGCCCTGATCCTGGCCCTGTGTACCGGCGCCATTTATGAAAACCGGTTTGATGTGTTTGTTTTCTCCATCCTGAACATGACCATGGCAGCCTTCTGGATGCGCCACTGCCGGGAGAGAAAAGTATTTATAAAAGCCGGGACCAAGCTCGGCCTGTTCAATATGGTCTTGTCCATCGCGCTCAATCTCTATATGGATGATCTGGTCCTGACTCATATTCTGGTGGATTGCGCTCTGGCCTTCTCCGGAGGGATCCTTTCCGGTGTTCTGACCGCCGGGCTGGCGCCCATTGTCGAAATCGTTTTCAACTACACCACGGATATCAAGCTCCTGGAACTGGTCAACCTGGATCAACCCCTGCTGCGCCAGCTGATGCTGGAATCGCCCGGGACCTATCACCACTCCCTGATTGTCGGTTCCATGGTTGAAGCCGCCGCTTCCGAGATCAACGCCAATCCCCTGCTGGCCAAGGCCTGCGGCTATTATCACGATATCGGCAAGACCGCCAAGCCGTTCTACTTTATCGAAAACCAGAAGGACGTCAAAAACCCCCATGAAAAACTGGCGCCATCCATGTCCAGCCTGGTACTTATCTCCCATGTAAAGGAAGGCGTCGAAATCGCCCGAAAGCACAAACTCGGCGCGTCTGTCATCGACGCCATCCAGCAGCATCACGGCACCAGCCTGATCACCTATTTTTATGAAAAAGCAAAACGGTTGAACAAGGAAGAATCCGAGAAAAATCCGGGCAAGGAACAGGAAATCAAGATGGAAGACTTCCGCTATCCCGGGCCCAAACCCCAGACGCTCGAAGCGGGTTTGGTGATGCTGGCGGACATCGTCGAGGCCGCCGCCCGGTCACTGGAATCCCCCACTTCCTCCCGGCTGCAGGGGCTGATCCAGGACCTGATCAACCAGACCTTTTCCGACGGCCAGTTGAACGAATGCGAACTGACCTTGAAGGACCTGAACAGTATCGCCAAGAGCTTTAACGCCATTCTTGCCGGGATATACCACCACCGCATCGAATATCCCGCTCCAACCAACGGAAAAAAGAAAAATGCCGGTCCTGATAAGCAACCGCCAAACAAGCCATCGTCTTCCCGTCCGGAAGATAGCGAAGACGGCTCAGGACGTCTTAAACGCCTCGGGCAGTCCTGA
- a CDS encoding PhoH family protein, translated as MHASAAVEKPVQIDFPDIELARQLFGENNTHLKKIAHSLHISINARGKTVFISGDAIAVELGENVLRQLYALLAEKYPVYEADIDHAVKALRENSKTNLKELFLETVYLTPKKRPITPRSENQKTYIDAIRKHDMVFGIGPAGTGKTYLAMAMAVASFKANLVSRIILTRPAVEAGEALGFLPGDLAEKVDPYLRPLYDALYEMMSFEKIAALMEQKAIEVAPLAFMRGRTLNDSFIILDEAQNTTSQQMKMFLTRIGFNSKAVITGDITQTDLPQGKPSGLIEAKSILQNITGIEFVYFSKKDVVRHSLVEKIIAAYEESENAGQSSS; from the coding sequence ATGCACGCTTCCGCAGCCGTTGAAAAACCCGTACAGATTGATTTCCCCGACATCGAACTGGCCCGACAGCTTTTCGGTGAAAACAACACCCACTTAAAAAAAATCGCTCACAGCCTGCATATTTCCATCAACGCCAGGGGCAAAACCGTTTTTATCAGCGGCGACGCCATCGCGGTCGAACTGGGGGAGAATGTCCTGCGCCAGCTTTACGCGCTGCTGGCCGAAAAATACCCGGTATATGAGGCCGACATCGACCACGCGGTAAAGGCCCTGCGCGAAAACAGCAAGACCAACTTAAAAGAGCTGTTTCTGGAAACAGTCTACCTGACGCCCAAGAAACGGCCCATCACGCCCCGGAGCGAGAACCAGAAGACGTATATCGACGCCATCCGCAAGCATGACATGGTCTTCGGCATCGGCCCGGCCGGAACCGGGAAAACCTACCTGGCCATGGCCATGGCCGTGGCATCCTTCAAGGCCAACCTGGTCAGCCGCATCATTCTGACCCGGCCGGCCGTGGAAGCCGGCGAAGCCCTGGGTTTTCTGCCCGGAGACCTGGCGGAAAAGGTCGACCCCTACCTGCGTCCGCTTTATGACGCCCTGTATGAAATGATGAGTTTTGAGAAGATCGCGGCCCTGATGGAGCAGAAGGCCATCGAGGTGGCCCCACTGGCCTTCATGCGGGGGCGGACGCTGAACGACTCATTTATCATTCTGGACGAGGCCCAGAACACCACCTCCCAGCAGATGAAGATGTTTCTCACCCGGATCGGGTTCAACTCCAAGGCGGTCATCACCGGCGACATCACCCAGACGGACCTGCCCCAGGGGAAACCCTCGGGACTGATTGAAGCCAAAAGCATTCTTCAGAACATTACGGGCATCGAATTTGTTTATTTTTCAAAAAAAGACGTGGTGCGGCACAGCCTGGTGGAAAAAATCATAGCCGCCTACGAGGAGAGCGAAAACGCCGGGCAGTCATCCTCTTAA